From Eptesicus fuscus isolate TK198812 chromosome 13, DD_ASM_mEF_20220401, whole genome shotgun sequence, the proteins below share one genomic window:
- the LOC103304147 gene encoding olfactory receptor 51A4-like produces the protein MSPLNDTNIEVLKFLLTGIPGLEKSHIWIAIPFSSVYLLSLLGNFTILFFIKTEPSLHQPMYYFLSMLSISDLGLSLSSLPTTLGLFLFSVDEIQAAACFAQEFFIHLFTVTEASVLSVMAFDRYVAIHNPLRYSTILTSSRVIKTGVLLMSKNVLLILPLPFLLQRLIYCHQNLLSHSYCLHQDVMKLACSDNRVNVVYGLFAALSTIMDLLFITFSYIMILKTVLSIATPREQFKALNTCISHICAVLIFYAPMLSAAMLHRFARDLSPLTHILMADVFLLVPPLMNPIVYCVKTRQIREKVVEKLCPKRKMIKGMRK, from the coding sequence ATGTCTCCTCTTAACGATACAAACATTGAAGTTCTTAAATTCCTCCTTACTGGAATCCCTGGATTGGAGAAGAGTCACATCTGGATAGCCATTCCCTTCTCATCAGTGtaccttctttctctcctgggaAACTTTACCATTCTCTTTTTCATCAAGACAGAGCCAAGCCTCCATCAACCCATGTACTATTTCCTTTCCATGCTCTCCATCTCTGACCTAGGGTTGTCCCTCTCTTCCTTACCTACCACTTTGGGACTATTCCTGTTCAGTGTCGATGAAATTCAGGCAGCTGCCTGCTTTGCCCAggagttctttatccatttattcacaGTCACTGAAGCTTCTGTGCTATCTGTAATGGCATTCGACCGATATGTGGCCATCCACAACCCTCTGAGATACAGCACAATCTTAACCAGCTCCCGAGTCATCAAAACAGGGGTCTTATTGATGTCAAAAAATGTTCTTTTGATCCTTCCACTGCCCTTTCTTTTGCAACGGCTGATATACTGTCATCAAAATCTGCTCTCACACTCCTACTGTCTCCACCAGGATGTCATGAAGCTGGCATGCTCTGACAACAGAGTCAATGTTGTCTATGGACTCTTTGCTGCTCTTTCTACCATTATGGATTTGTTGTTTATTACTTTTTCCTACATAATGATCCTAAAGACAGTCCTGAGCATTGCAACCCCCAGAGAGCAGTTCAAAGCCCTCAACACCTGCATTTCTCATATCTGTGCTGTCCTTATCTTCTATGCACCCATGCTGAGTGCAGCAATGCTCCACCGTTTTGCCAGGGATTTGTCACCTCTGACCCACATCCTCATGGCTGATGTTTTCCTACTAGTGCCGCCCCTGATGAATCCCATTGTGTACTGTGTGAAGACCCGTCAAATCCGAGAAAAGGTTGTGGAAAAACTTtgtccaaaaagaaaaatgattaaaggAATGAGAAAGTGA
- the LOC103304121 gene encoding olfactory receptor 51A4 → MTIINTSHVEITTFFLVGIPGLEYAHIWISIPICSMYFVAILGNCTILFVIKKEPSLHEPMYYFLSMLALSDLGLSLSSLPTMLRTLLFNAPTISANTCFAQEFFIHGFTACESSVLLIMSFDRFLAIHNPLRYSSILTTVRVAQIGVVFSFKSFLLVLPFPITLRKLKYCNKSQLSHSYCLHQDVMKLACSDNQINVIYGFFVALCGMVDFILIVVSYILILKTVLGIASQKEQLKALNTCTSHICAVIIFYLPIINLAIVHRFVRHASPLFNVLMANILLLVPPLMNPIVYCIKTRQIRIRVVAKLCKKQI, encoded by the coding sequence ATGACAATTATCAACACATCACATGTTGAAATCACCACATTCTTCTTGGTTGGAATTCCAGGGCTGGAATATGCACACATCTGGATCTCTATCCCCATCTGTAGCATGTATTTTGTTGCTATTCTAGGAAACTGCACCATCCTTTTTGTCATCAAGAAAGAACCCTCCTTGCATGAGCCCATGTACTATTTCCTGTCCATGTTGGCCCTGTCTGACTTGGGTTTATCCTTATCTTCTCTGCCCACCATGTTGAGGACCTTATTGTTCAATGCTCCTACAATTTCTGCCAATACCTGCTTTGCCCAGGAATTCTTCATCCATGGATTCACAGCATGTGAGTCCTCAGTGCTCCTGATCATGTCATTTGATCGATTCCTAGCCATCCACAACCCTCTGAGATACAGCTCCATTCTTACTACTGTCAGAGTTGCCCAAATAGGAGTAGTGTTCTCCTTTAAGAGCTTCCTCCTGGTGCTTCCCTTCCCCATCACTTTGAGAAAGTTGAAATATTGTAACAAAAGCCAATTATCCCATTCTTACTGTCTTCACCAGGATGTAATGAAGTTGGCCTGCTCTGACAACCAAATCAATGTCATCTATGGCTTTTTTGTAGCACTTTGTGGGATGGTAGACTTTATTCTGATTGTTGTATCTTACATTCTGATTCTTAAGACTGTGCTGGGAATTGCATCCCAGAAAGAACAGCTCAAGGCTCTCAATACTTGTACTTCACATATCTGTGCAGTGATCATATTCTATCTGCCTATAATCAACCTTGCCATTGTCCATCGCTTTGTCCGGCATGCCTCTCCTCTCTTCAATGTTCTCATGGCAAATATTCTCTTACTTGTGCCTCCACTGATGAACCCGATTGTGTACTGTATAAAAACGAGGCAGATTAGAATAAGAGTTGTAGCAAAATTATGTAAAAAGCAGATATAG